In Blautia sp. SC05B48, a single genomic region encodes these proteins:
- a CDS encoding FAD-dependent oxidoreductase has protein sequence MKVIIVGGVAGGATAAARIRRLNEHAEITVFERSGYISYANCGLPYYIGDVITDPEELTLQTPESFFKRFRINMKIHHEVISIHPERKTVSVKNLENGEIFEEKYDKLILSPGAKPTQPRLPGVGIDKLFTLRTVEDTFRIKEYINKNHPKSAVLAGGGFIGLELAENLRELGMDVTIVQRPKQLMNPFDPDMASMIHNEMRKHGIKLVLGYTVEGFKEKDNGVEVLLKDNPSLQADMVVLAIGVTPDTVLAKEAGLELGIKESIVVNDRMETSVPDIYAAGDAVQVKHYVTGNDALISLAGPANKQGRIIADNICGGDSRYLGSQGSSVIKVFDMTAATTGINETNAKKSGLEVDTVILSPMSHAGYYPGGKVMTMKVVFEKETYRLLGAQIIGYEGVDKRIDVLATAIHAGLKATQLKDLDLAYAPPYSSAKDPVNMAGFMIDNIAKGTLKQWHLEDMDKISKDKNAVLLDVRTVGEFSRGHINGFKNIPVDELRERINEVEKGKPVYLICQSGLRSYIASRILEGNGYETYNFSGGFRFYDAVVNDRALIEKAYACGMDY, from the coding sequence ATGAAGGTAATAATTGTAGGAGGTGTAGCCGGAGGAGCTACAGCTGCAGCAAGAATACGCAGACTGAATGAACATGCTGAAATTACTGTGTTTGAAAGATCCGGATACATATCCTATGCAAATTGTGGACTTCCATATTATATTGGAGACGTGATCACAGACCCGGAAGAACTTACACTACAGACACCAGAGAGTTTTTTTAAACGCTTCCGTATTAACATGAAAATTCATCATGAAGTTATCTCCATACATCCGGAACGTAAAACGGTTTCAGTGAAAAATTTAGAGAATGGTGAGATATTTGAAGAAAAATATGATAAGCTGATCCTCTCTCCAGGTGCAAAGCCAACACAGCCGAGACTTCCCGGAGTAGGTATTGATAAACTTTTTACACTTCGTACTGTAGAAGACACTTTTCGGATAAAGGAATATATAAATAAGAATCATCCAAAATCGGCTGTATTGGCAGGTGGCGGTTTTATTGGTCTGGAACTGGCAGAAAATTTGAGGGAGCTTGGCATGGATGTTACGATTGTCCAGAGGCCTAAGCAGCTGATGAACCCTTTTGACCCGGATATGGCATCCATGATCCATAATGAAATGAGAAAGCATGGGATAAAACTGGTACTGGGCTATACAGTAGAAGGATTTAAAGAAAAAGACAACGGAGTGGAGGTCCTGTTGAAAGATAATCCATCCCTTCAGGCTGATATGGTAGTTCTGGCAATCGGAGTCACACCAGACACAGTATTAGCAAAAGAAGCCGGTCTGGAACTTGGCATCAAGGAAAGTATTGTAGTGAATGACAGAATGGAAACCTCTGTACCGGATATTTATGCTGCAGGTGATGCAGTTCAGGTAAAACATTATGTTACGGGTAATGATGCGCTGATTTCTTTGGCAGGACCAGCCAATAAACAGGGCAGAATCATCGCTGATAATATTTGTGGCGGTGATAGTCGTTACCTGGGCAGTCAGGGAAGCTCCGTTATCAAAGTATTTGATATGACAGCAGCTACTACAGGTATCAATGAAACCAATGCCAAAAAGTCAGGATTAGAGGTAGATACAGTAATTCTTTCTCCTATGAGTCATGCCGGTTACTATCCTGGTGGAAAAGTGATGACCATGAAGGTGGTTTTTGAAAAAGAGACTTATCGTTTGCTTGGTGCTCAGATTATTGGATATGAAGGTGTTGATAAACGTATTGATGTGCTGGCAACAGCAATTCATGCAGGACTGAAGGCAACCCAGTTGAAAGATTTGGATCTCGCATATGCACCGCCATATTCCTCTGCAAAGGATCCTGTAAATATGGCCGGATTCATGATAGACAATATAGCAAAAGGAACCTTAAAACAATGGCATTTGGAAGATATGGATAAGATTTCTAAAGATAAAAATGCTGTGTTGCTGGATGTGAGAACAGTAGGTGAATTTAGCAGGGGCCATATTAATGGATTTAAAAACATTCCTGTAGATGAACTGAGGGAACGTATCAATGAAGTTGAGAAGGGAAAGCCTGTTTACCTGATATGCCAGAGTGGGCTGCGAAGTTATATTGCCAGTCGTATTCTGGAAGGAAATGGATATGAAACATACAACTTCTCCGGCGGATTCCGCTTCTATGATGCAGTTGTCAATGACCGTGCGCTGATTGAAAAGGCATATGCATGTGGTATGGATTATTAA